The following DNA comes from Candidatus Peregrinibacteria bacterium.
GAATCCGCCATTCGTTGGTTCGATCCCAACCCGGGCAGCCATTTTCTCAAATGTTAAAGGAGTTGCATTTCGTTTTCTCCTTTTTTTGATGTGGATGAATAGAGCGATGATAAAAAAATCATGAAGTTGTTGAGAAATGCAATTTATTAGATACCTCCATTTGTTTGACATTGTTATGTTATTATTTTAAAATTTAATAACGCAACAGAAACACCATTCACAAAACACACACATGATTGATATTTTTTTACGGGCAGCAGAGCGTCCTACAGAATTTTTCTTCTGTTTAGCACTTGCGCTCATTCCCACTGTTGTTTGGTTTCTTATTTTTGGACCTCGCCACAGGGGACGCTGGGGAAGTATTTTTGCTACCTTTTGTGCGGGAATGCTTGCAGGAGCGATTATTCTCTCGTATCAATTTTTTTGGGGCGCTCGATTCGATCTTATCTTTTTTGTTATCGAGCCAAACGATTTTGATTCTGCCATTCGAGTACAAATTGGAAACGTTCTCCTCTCGAGTCTGCTTGTTTTTCTCTCAGTAGGATTCCTTGAAGAATACGCAAAACATTGGGTGGTGAAGAAGGTTGATCATAATATATTTGAGTCTATTGATGATGTGATTGAATTTTCTATTATCGGAGCACTCGGATTTGCCTTTCTTGAAAATGCTGGATACTTCTTTCTCCTTATGGTTCGTGGGGATATGGAAAATTTAGTGACCCTTTTTGTCGTACGCTCTATTTTTGTCGTATTTATCCATATTCTTTGTTCTGGAATTTACGGATATTTTTATGGACTCGGATACTTTGCAAAACCAGTGCTCAGCGAGCGAGTTCGGAAAGGAAAAACTCCTGCACTCCCCTTCTTTCTTCATCGCATTGCAAACTTTCGACCAACCTCAGTATTTCGTGATGAAATGGTCACAGTAGGACTTCTTCTTGCCATGACTATTCACGGTGCCTACGATTTCTTGCTTGAAATTGGAACGCTTGGACAGTTTGCCTCACTCTTTACTGAACAAACCATGCATTTTTCTGGAGAGAATATTCAAATTCATTGGATCCTCCTCCCCATGATTCTTGTCTTTGGATTTTCGTATCTCTCGTATCTCCTCAACAAAAAAGAACACCAAGTTCGCTATGGACACCTAGAGACGCATGAGGTATTTGTTCCACAGACATAAACTCTACCAAGAAGGAGATTTTAAAAATCTTCCGCAATATTCTTGGGAGTAAGGTGTATTGGAAGAATCGCCCCCAAAGGAGCATTTTCTCCTTTTAAACGAATGTAATTTCCGCTCGTTCCCTGACCTCCCCCTTCCACAAGTACCTCAAGAAGTTGTCCCATTTGTTGAGCAAGAAATGTTTTTCTCAACTTATCTCCTGTTTTTCGAAGCATTGCGGCACGCTCTTTCCGAATGGAAACAGGAATCTGCCCAGCAAAATTTGATGCCGATGTTCCCGTTCGCGCAGAAAAAGGAAAAACATGAAGCTTTGCAAATGCAAGATTTGTGACAAGAGTTTCCGTTTCCAAAAAATCTTGCCCCGATTCTGTTGGAAATCCCGTAATAAAATCTCCCGTAATAGCAACATTTGGACGTTTCTTTCGAGCGTTTTCCACGGCAAAATAGACTTCTTCTCTTCCGTGTCCACGATTCATTTTTTTGAGCACCGAAGAAGAGCCAGATTGCACAGAAAGATGAAGGTGATCACAAATTCTTGGATGCGAAAATACTTCAAAAAATTCTTTCCGTAAAAACTGTGGTCCCAAAGAACTGAGACGGACTCGAAGGTGTGTTGTGTGTCTCAAAATTTCTTCAAGAAGCACGGGAAGTTTTGTCTTTTCGGGAAAACATTCGGAGTTTCCGCATCCCCAACTTGCCAATTGAATTCCGGTCAAAACTATTTCTCGTACCCCCAAAGATTCTGCTCGAGAAATTTGTCGCAAAAGAAGTTCAGATGGAATGTCTTCTGTTTTTCCACGCGCAATACGCGTAATACAAAACGTACATTGATTATCACACCCATTCTGAATAGCAATGGGAATTCGCATTCGATTCGTGGAAGCGAGACATTCATTGGCTTCCTCAGGAATCTGAAAAAACGAACGAAAATGAGTATCATCAGAAAAAATAAGGAGATTGGGAAAATGCTTTTTCCATATCTCAGAATCTGCTTTTGGTCCGCATCCAAAAATCGCTACTTTTTTTTTGATTCGCATTGCTCGACTCGCCTCTTGTCGACTCTGCCGATCTGCTCGAGCTGTCACTGTACAAGAGTTGATAAAAATAATATCCGCCTCTACTTCATTTTGCGCCTCAGTATGCCCCGCAAGCTGAAGCCCTGCAGAAAGACGAGCAGAATCAAGCCAATTCATTTTACAGCCAAGAGTTTTGAAGAAAAATTTCATCAAAAAAAAACTCCCAAAGAGTATACGTATTTTTGAACAAAGGGAGTATAAAAACAATCTTCTCTCTGATATAATGGAGAAAACAATATGAAAAAAAACACACCAAAAAAACACAGAAACATGCATATTTCCTCGGAATTTTTTTTCCTCTTGGGTGGAATTGCATTTCTTGAAGCTCTATTTTTCTTATTCCGAGAAAACCCACTCCAAGTGTTAGGACTTTTTGGAATCTCGCTTCTCCTGTTTCCTCCGTTTGAGAAAAAACTCATCCAAAAATTTCATGTTGATCTCTGCCAAAAAAGAAGAGATATTGCGCTCTTTTCAGGACTTTTCTTCTTTTTTCTTGGAAGCGCCATCTGATTTTTTGTTGTATGAATTCGAAGAATTCTTAGTGTTCCTCAGTGAACATCTTCCATGAGAAAATTTCGAGGAAGATTATTTTTTAGACTCCCCTCTACTTTTCTTGTGAGCCCAAGAGGAAGACCCTGAAAACGCAAAAGAATATCTGCTTTTTCAGGAAGATGAGGAGGAGATACAAGGTTTTCTCCTCTTAAAAATGCCCGTGCTTCTTCCGCAGAACACTCAAGAACAAGATTTCCAGAAAAATGAACGCCAAAAGCAACAGCACATTCGTGAGAAATACGGAGTTTATTTCGATGCATTTTTCCGAGCAAAATTCCGGGACGATCTGGAGAAAGAAGGGGCATCGCATCCTCAGCCCCCTGAGGAATTCCCCACAAAAACCCTTTTCGTTCTGCTATGAGAATATGGGGAGGAAGGGAAAACTGAAAAGCAGAAGAGAATGCTTTTTGAATTTCTTGAGAGTGTTTTTCGGGGAGAATTTGAAGAGATCCTGCTCTTTCCTTTCGAAGAGGGGGAAGGTGTTTGGAGTTTCTAAGAGACTCTGTTTTACGAATTGCCGCAACAAAAAAACCCTCGGAATTGAAAAGATGTGGCCATACACGAAGCACTTTTGGCGCAAAAGAAAACTGTTCCGATACAAACTCCGAAAGCCCCTGTGCGCGATGCGCTTCTAAAAAAAGCCCCGAAAGATCGCATATTTCAACAGCATCTCCAAACTCTGCAAGAAGAGAACGAAGAACTCCTTCATTTTCTTCTGGAGCAAGCGTACAAGTGGAATACACAAGAATTCCATAAGGTTTCAATGCCTGAAAAGCGGAACGAAGGAGAGATTTTTGAAGTTTTCCCGCCGCTAAAATTCTCTGTAATGACCAGTTTAAAAGTGCATTTCTGTCTTTTCGAAATGTCCCCTCACCCGTACAGGGGGCATCGACAAGAATACGATCAAAATATTCTGGAAGGAGATTCCCGAAACGCTCTCCCGAAAGATGGGATACAATTGCATTTGGTACGCCACATCGCTGAAGATTTGCCGCCAGTACTTTGATACGGCTTCCCGAAAATTCGTTTGAAAACAGGCTTCCTTGTGCTTGAAGAAGCCCTGCTATTTGCGTGGATTTGCTCCCTGGTGCCGATGCTATATCGAGAACGCGTTGCCCTGGAACAACCTTGAGCGCCAACGGAGGAAGCGCACTACTCGCCTCCTGAATATAAAAGCGTCCCTGTATATGCCCAAGATTCTTTCCAAGGGGATGGTGACGTTGATCCCGATCAATAAGAAAAATTTCAGAAGAAAAAGGGTGTGACGTTAATTTCCAATCTGGATGATATTTTTTCGCCCATTCCAGAAACTCTGGAACCGTATTTCGAAGAGTATTGACCCGAAGAGTTTTTGGAAGTGAAGCATGTTGTGCCGCATAAAATGCGTCAAAATCGTTCCCCAATATCTTTTGGTATCGATTCCAAAAAGCCAATGGTCCCGTTGCGTCTTTCATGGAGGGTATTGTACACTTTTTTCATGAAAAAGATTCTTTCTATTCTCCTCTGGGGAGGAATACTCCTTATTCCCAAAAGAGCACTCGCTGCAGGGTGTGAACTGAACATTATTCCCGATAGCCTCGCGCTCGCAATAAAAACAGGAAATATTCATTGGGAAGATCTTATTACCTTTGTGCTTCATCTTATTTGTTTTCTCGTCTTTATTGCT
Coding sequences within:
- a CDS encoding PrsW family intramembrane metalloprotease gives rise to the protein MIDIFLRAAERPTEFFFCLALALIPTVVWFLIFGPRHRGRWGSIFATFCAGMLAGAIILSYQFFWGARFDLIFFVIEPNDFDSAIRVQIGNVLLSSLLVFLSVGFLEEYAKHWVVKKVDHNIFESIDDVIEFSIIGALGFAFLENAGYFFLLMVRGDMENLVTLFVVRSIFVVFIHILCSGIYGYFYGLGYFAKPVLSERVRKGKTPALPFFLHRIANFRPTSVFRDEMVTVGLLLAMTIHGAYDFLLEIGTLGQFASLFTEQTMHFSGENIQIHWILLPMILVFGFSYLSYLLNKKEHQVRYGHLETHEVFVPQT
- a CDS encoding MiaB/RimO family radical SAM methylthiotransferase yields the protein MKFFFKTLGCKMNWLDSARLSAGLQLAGHTEAQNEVEADIIFINSCTVTARADRQSRQEASRAMRIKKKVAIFGCGPKADSEIWKKHFPNLLIFSDDTHFRSFFQIPEEANECLASTNRMRIPIAIQNGCDNQCTFCITRIARGKTEDIPSELLLRQISRAESLGVREIVLTGIQLASWGCGNSECFPEKTKLPVLLEEILRHTTHLRVRLSSLGPQFLRKEFFEVFSHPRICDHLHLSVQSGSSSVLKKMNRGHGREEVYFAVENARKKRPNVAITGDFITGFPTESGQDFLETETLVTNLAFAKLHVFPFSARTGTSASNFAGQIPVSIRKERAAMLRKTGDKLRKTFLAQQMGQLLEVLVEGGGQGTSGNYIRLKGENAPLGAILPIHLTPKNIAEDF
- a CDS encoding NOL1/NOP2/sun family putative RNA methylase; the protein is MKDATGPLAFWNRYQKILGNDFDAFYAAQHASLPKTLRVNTLRNTVPEFLEWAKKYHPDWKLTSHPFSSEIFLIDRDQRHHPLGKNLGHIQGRFYIQEASSALPPLALKVVPGQRVLDIASAPGSKSTQIAGLLQAQGSLFSNEFSGSRIKVLAANLQRCGVPNAIVSHLSGERFGNLLPEYFDRILVDAPCTGEGTFRKDRNALLNWSLQRILAAGKLQKSLLRSAFQALKPYGILVYSTCTLAPEENEGVLRSLLAEFGDAVEICDLSGLFLEAHRAQGLSEFVSEQFSFAPKVLRVWPHLFNSEGFFVAAIRKTESLRNSKHLPPLRKERAGSLQILPEKHSQEIQKAFSSAFQFSLPPHILIAERKGFLWGIPQGAEDAMPLLSPDRPGILLGKMHRNKLRISHECAVAFGVHFSGNLVLECSAEEARAFLRGENLVSPPHLPEKADILLRFQGLPLGLTRKVEGSLKNNLPRNFLMEDVH